In Candidatus Binatia bacterium, a genomic segment contains:
- a CDS encoding DUF2490 domain-containing protein produces the protein MLATDARATDQQFQAWTPAYLNLGFTDRVNGWYEVQPRFSEDGVSQLLLRTAVGYRFYGNWSAWLGYAWTPSLQPNFNTENRIFQQLLYADDFSFGRLTSRTRLEQRWIGGADGVAVRARTLLRDQIAFTDDRLWRAVVQDEVFVNLNSPNGGPVSGFDQNRLFVGINYLVNDHLNVDVGYQFQYLNRREPGFPDDINHVLLIQLFFDAAL, from the coding sequence ATGCTGGCGACGGACGCTCGTGCGACCGACCAGCAGTTCCAGGCCTGGACTCCCGCCTACCTGAACCTGGGGTTCACTGACCGCGTAAACGGATGGTACGAGGTGCAGCCCCGCTTCTCCGAGGATGGGGTCTCGCAGCTGTTGCTCCGGACGGCAGTCGGCTACCGGTTCTACGGGAACTGGTCGGCGTGGCTGGGCTACGCATGGACGCCGTCGCTGCAGCCGAACTTCAACACCGAGAACCGCATCTTCCAGCAGCTGCTGTACGCGGATGATTTTTCGTTCGGACGGCTCACCAGCCGAACCCGTCTCGAGCAACGTTGGATCGGCGGCGCGGATGGCGTCGCGGTGCGCGCCCGGACGCTCCTGCGGGATCAGATCGCGTTCACCGACGACAGGCTGTGGCGCGCGGTGGTGCAAGACGAGGTCTTCGTGAACCTCAACTCCCCGAACGGGGGACCGGTCTCCGGGTTCGATCAGAACCGATTGTTCGTCGGCATCAACTACCTGGTGAACGACCATCTGAACGTCGACGTGGGTTACCAGTTCCAATACCTGAACCGCCGCGAGCCCGGCTTCCCGGACGACATCAATCACGTGCTGCTGATCCAGCTCTTCTTCGACGCGGCGCTCTGA